The proteins below come from a single Micromonospora citrea genomic window:
- a CDS encoding terpene synthase family protein, whose translation MTGEILWSLRSECPIPPRLSPHADRVQEWVTDDLLPGLGLPADDPTPRRLAGAGVARYAGRLYPDATEADLRVLTALFTWFFLVDDACDGPNRLGPDQIRALRAGVLSLLHDGPRLRHAGLTGPLRRLLVRAWREPRRRMPARWRQRFAEAVADHLDGTWREAVNKSAGRRPVVAEYVELRRATSAAYVSYPLVEFVTGRPLPDAVHHHPLLRRIADTGNDLLSWYNDLASLERDRATSGGHNLVLATAAEHGVPLEAAIALTAERWRASMRRFVELRAALPSFGPALDEAVTDHLDGVANAVRGTVEWTLESARYPDARAEPAALG comes from the coding sequence ATGACCGGCGAGATCCTCTGGTCGTTACGGTCGGAATGCCCCATCCCGCCCCGGCTCTCGCCGCACGCCGACCGGGTGCAGGAGTGGGTGACCGACGACCTGCTGCCGGGCCTCGGCCTGCCGGCGGACGACCCGACCCCCCGGCGACTGGCCGGCGCGGGGGTCGCCCGGTACGCCGGCCGCCTCTACCCGGACGCCACCGAGGCCGACCTGCGCGTGCTCACGGCGCTGTTCACCTGGTTTTTCCTCGTCGACGACGCCTGCGACGGGCCGAACCGGCTCGGCCCCGACCAGATCCGCGCGCTGCGCGCCGGGGTGCTGAGCCTGCTGCACGACGGTCCCCGCCTGCGGCACGCCGGCCTGACGGGGCCGCTGCGGCGGCTGCTGGTGCGCGCCTGGCGGGAGCCGCGGCGGCGGATGCCGGCCCGCTGGCGGCAGCGATTCGCCGAGGCCGTCGCCGACCACCTGGACGGCACGTGGCGGGAGGCGGTCAACAAGTCGGCCGGGCGCCGGCCCGTCGTGGCCGAGTACGTCGAACTGCGGCGCGCCACCTCCGCCGCGTACGTGTCGTATCCGCTGGTGGAGTTCGTCACCGGTCGTCCGCTGCCCGACGCGGTCCACCACCACCCGCTGCTGCGCCGGATCGCCGACACGGGCAACGACCTGCTGTCCTGGTACAACGACCTGGCCTCGCTGGAGCGCGACCGGGCCACCTCGGGCGGGCACAACCTGGTGCTGGCGACGGCCGCCGAGCACGGGGTGCCGCTGGAGGCCGCGATCGCGCTGACCGCCGAGCGCTGGCGGGCGTCGATGCGGCGCTTCGTCGAGCTGCGCGCGGCGCTGCCGTCGTTCGGGCCGGCGCTGGACGAGGCGGTCACCGACCATCTCGACGGGGTGGCGAACGCCGTCCGGGGCACCGTCGAGTGGACGCTGGAGAGCGCCCGCTACCCCGACGCCCGCGCCGAGCCCGCCGCCCTCGGCTGA